A DNA window from Amphiprion ocellaris isolate individual 3 ecotype Okinawa chromosome 8, ASM2253959v1, whole genome shotgun sequence contains the following coding sequences:
- the rpl32 gene encoding 60S ribosomal protein L32, whose product MAALRPLTKPKIVKKRTKKFIRHQSDRYVKIAKNWRKPRGIDNRVRRRFKGQMLMPNIGYGSNKKTKFMLPTGFKKFLVHNVKELEVLMMSNKTHCAEIAHNVSSKNRKLIVERAAQLAIKVTNPNARLRSEENE is encoded by the exons ATGGCAGCCCTCAGACCCCTCACAAAGCCCAAGATTGTCAAAAAGCGAACCAAGAAGTTCATTCGCCATCAGTCTGACCGATATGTCAAGATTGCG AAAAACTGGCGTAAGCCCAGAGGTATTGACAACAGGGTCCGCAGGAGGTTCAAGGGTCAGATGCTCATGCCCAACATTGGTTATGGTAGCAACAAGAAGACCAAGTTCATGCTGCCAACTGGCTTCAAGAAGTTCTTGGTGCACAACGTCAAGGAGCTAGAGGTCCTGATGATGAGCAACAA GACTCACTGTGCTGAGATCGCCCACAACGTCTCCTCCAAGAACAGGAAGCTGATCGTGGAGAGGGCAGCTCAGCTGGCAATCAAGGTCACCAACCCCAATGCCAGGCTCAGGAGCGAGGAGAACGAATAG